Below is a window of Methanocaldococcus jannaschii DSM 2661 DNA.
AACTTTTAAATGCTAATGATGATGAGATTATTGAGGTTTCAAACTTTTGGGGATTTATGCTTGATAAAGCTAAAGAAAAAGGTGTTGAGGAGATTTTAATCTTTGGACATGCTGGAAAAATAATTAAGTTGGCGGGGGGGATATATAATACTCATTCAAAGGTAGCTGATTGTAGAAATGAGATATTAGCAGCTTATTCGTCTCTATTTATTGATGACAAAGAGGCGATAAAAAAAATTTTATATTCAAATACAACAGAGGAAGTTATTAAAATTTTAGAGGAAAAAGGAGTTTTAAATGATGTGTTCAATTTTATAGCTAAAAGAGTTGTTGAAAGGTTAAGTGAAAGATGGAAGGGTATAAAATTCAGCTGTATAATTATAAATATGAAAGGGGAGGTTTTAGGAAGTTATATATGGAATAAAAAATAATTAAACATTAACAATGAACACAAAAAAGTAATCTTGAAGAATGTAGGGGTATTATGACAGTTGCCTATGCTAAGTTGTATGAGATTATTCATAAAAATGTTAAAGATAAAAGATTAATGAAATACTGAATACGGAAAAGAGGATAAATATGAGAAAAGCTAAGAGGCATCACCGAACATAGTGAGGTGAGTAATGAAATCCATAAGGATTTCATCTGATTATCGAGCGAAGCGAGATAATGCATCATGTTTTGATGAAACTTTTTTGAAAAGTTTCGCAGAGGAATTGTATAATGCAATTATTGAGATTATCAAAGAAAATAAAACTATTATTAAAAATGAAGTTAGAGATGAGTTAAGGAACGAATTGGCTACAAAAGAAGATATTTTATTGGTAGAAGAAAGATTGGGGAAAAAAATTGAATTATTAAATCAAAAAATTGAAAGAGAAATAAAATTAGTTAGGAGGGATATGATAATAATTAATTTAGTTATAATTTTAGCTATGTATGCTCCTGAGATTATTGGGAAACTTTTAATTTTTAGATAGAAAATATAATTATATTGTATATTTTATTTTTCATCCCTCTATGGCTCATAAATCAACTATATATCTAATCTTCCATCCATCTTCTTCTTGTTTAATTTCCATTTTATGATAGGTTACTGCTTTAACCTCCTCTTTTATATTATGTTTTTCTTTGTTTATCTTTTCTCCGTAAGCAGTACATTTTAACCTGTAGCCATTATCATTTTTTTCAATTTTTACATCGAAGTCATTAAAAACCAGATTTTCAACATCAGTATAAAAAAGTAACTCATTTAGAAAATTGTATAAGAGCTCTTCCAAATCTTCTCCTGTTATTTCAAACTCTATTTTTTCTTTTTTATCAACTTTATCAATATCTACCATAATATTGTAAAGTCCCTTAGCTCCTTCTTTAAATGCCTCTTCTAAACTCTTTCCTTTTGCTTCAACACCCAAATCAGCAGTAGTTTCAAAATAATTAAACATTTAAACCACCTCAATAGTAAATCCATTGCAATTATTTTCTTTATATTCTTTAATCTCAAAATCTACATCCAAAAAGTGTTTAACAACCCACATGTTTGTTTTTGTATGATTGGTTATCTCTGAAACCCCCACTATTCCTTTACCAAAAGCTAAGAATGGGATTATTTGGTCTCCCATATATTTATCTAAAGCCATCCCACTTTCCCTCTCCTTTAATAACTCATTAACCGCCCTTTCAGCAACAATCTCCGCCCTTAACCCTTTCTCTCCTAAACAACTTCCCCCTAAAGTATCGTTCCATAAAACTATCCCTGCTCCAGTAGAAATACCCTTTGAACATTCTATTTTTATATTGGGCAGAAGTTTTTCTTTGTTTAATAAATCAACTGCCTTTTTTCTCATTCTTCTTGCTATACTCTCATCTAAATTTTGCACATAGCTAATTCCTTCAACTAAGTTACTTTTAGAATGTTCTATTAAATCAAATTTTTTAATTTTTGAAGGCTTTACTTCAAAAATAACCTCTCCTCCGCCTTCTGGATAAAATCCTCTTTTTAAAACTTTTAGCTCTGTCAATACTCCAAAATTTCTAAGAATTTTTAAGGTTACATTTTTTACATAATCAATTGGTGGGGCTCTTTTGACATCAGTCCCTCCCTTTATTTTTACAGTGAATTTTTTGTTAATTCCTAATGATAATGGGAGGAGAGTTTGTATAACCAAAGATATGCTCCCAGCAGTTCCAATATCAATTGTAAAATCCTTTGGAGATAATTTTGAAGGTATAAAAGTTAATTCTTCTGAGCCAACGTTTAATCCAAAAACTTCAGCATTGCAAAGCTTTTTTACTGCTTTAACTGCAGATACATGTTGAGGAGCTAAACCTTTATTCTTTCTCTTTTTCCTTATGTTAATAATTTTTACTGGTTTTTGAGTTAAAGCTGATAAAGAAACAGCAGTTCTTATAATCTGCCCTCCTCCTTCTAAGTAACTTCCATCAATAACAATAAAATCCATCTCATCACCAATTATATTTTTCTCAATTTTGCAATAAAAAATGGTTCATTTGGTGGAAAAACTCTTAAAGTTCCTTTTATATATCCCTCTTTTATATTAATTCCTTTAAATTCATTTGCTTTTATAATTATTAACTCAACATCATTTCTTTTTTGTAGAATATATTTTATCACTTCCTCATTTTCTTCAACTTCCATTGAGCAGGTTGAATAAACTAACTCTCCATCTTTTTTTAATAAATCTATACCTATATCTATCAACTCCTTCTGCCTTAAAGAGCAGTATTTTATGTCTTCCTCTGAGACGTTTCTGTTTTTATCTTTAATAATATTTCCTGAGCATGGGGCATCTAATAAAATCTTATCAAAAAATATCTCATTTTTTAATAAGTAATCTTTATATTTTCTCATATCTGCATTTATTATAATAGTGTTTAAAACTCCCATCCTATTTATATTTGATTTTAATGCCTTTGTTCTTGTTTTGCTAATTTCAACTGCAACTATTGTCCCTTTATTTTTCATTAATTGGGCTAAATGAGTTGTTTTCCCTCCTGGAGCGGCACACATATCTAAGATAAAATCATCTTCTCTTGGATTTAAAACAATCGGCGGAATCATTGAAGATATTGATTGAGGCATATAATAGCCAAACAAATACTCTGGAGTAGAACCAATTGAGAAAGGAGATTTCTTTACTTCAAAAGCATAATCTAAGAAAGTTTTTTCTAAAACAACACCTTTATTTTCTAATCTTTTTTTCAATACTTCTGGATTAATCTTTAGAGTATTAACTCTTATAAATTGCATTTTCTCCCCTTTATAGACAATCATCAAACTTTATTATTTAATAAGGTATTGATAAAAGCCCAAAGGGCTTTTATATTACTTCCTATTTATAAGTGGGATTTATTTGATGAGTGTCTATATTTTTCAATAATTTTTAAATAACCTATAACCAATACTGGAACTAACGTTAATATAACCCCATATCCCGCAATTTCATGATATAGATAAGAACTCTCCGGATGCATATTTACCAAATAGCAAATCAATACAATCCTAAAAATATTTACAAAAAATGCTAACAATACAAAAAAGATTCCAATTATAAACTCTTTAATGTTTTTTGAATAAACAATAATTAGAGCTAAAAGTCCAGCAATTAAAAAACTTCCTGTGCATTCTTCAACCACTTCAACAGTGTTGTTTGGCAAATATATAAAATTATCTGCCAATCTTGCATCTGAAATAATTATTTTTGTAAATATGTAGCTTAGATATGTAACAATTCCTATTAAATATTTTCCAAAATAGCTTAAAATAAAAAACACTACTAAAAATATAATATAAAACTTTATCAAAAACAAAATTTTTTCTTTTTTACTCAATTTACCATTTGTGAATGTATCCTCCACCATAAAATTCCTCTCCATCAATAAACTGCCCATCTTCTATAATTTTACCGATTTTATAAATCTTTGAATAGCCTTTTAGTGAATCTTTCACTTTATTAAATTTAGATGTTGTGAATAAAAGCTCAAACTCCTCTCCACTATTTAGAGCAACTTTTATGGGGTTTAAATTAAAGGCATCACAAAATTCAATGACATCTTCTGGAATAAGCTTAAAAATCCTATCACTGTATATCTCAAAATTTTTGAAATAAGTAATTTCCTTTCCCAAACCGTCTGAGATGTCACAACAACCATTTATGAGTTTATTCATTAATAGCCCTTCTTTAATCCTTGCAATAGGTTTTCTTAATTTTTCAATAATCTTTGGATATTTCTGGCAGAGTCTTTCAAACTCTTTGTAGCTAATTTTGTTCTCTTTAAGCATATAATATAGAGTTAAAGCACAATAAACCCTACCTAAATCATTAGTTACACAGATATCATCCCCAACTTTCCCTCTCCTATATATAGGATTGTCAGTTATTCCAAAGGCAGTTCCTGATAATATGAGCTCATCTCCCCTATTTGTATCCCCACCAACCACTGGGCAGTCATAAAGCTTAGAAAAATCATCTAAGCCAGAATAAAGCTCTTTAATAAACTTCTCATTTGCTTCTTCCTTAGATAGGGATATCGATACTAAAAATGCCAATGGCTTGGCTCCCATAGATGCAATATCTGAAACATTGGCGGTTAAAATTCTCCCTCCAATTTCATATGGGGATAATATAGAAGGGATATGGGCTTTTTTAACCATCATGTCTGTTGTAGCAACTAAATAAAAATTTTCATCAATTTTTATAATTGCACAGTCATCATCAATGCCTTTTACAATATTTTCATTAGAAAACTTTAGAGTTTTTTTGATTATTTCAATTACTTTCATCTCGTCCATTTTTAGCCCCTCTAATTAGAATAAAAGAAGTTTTTTATGACTTTTCTTTATTAGTTGATAAATAAAAAAAGGAAAAGTGGCATCAGCCGGCTTGCTACTCATCATAACTCAGACGGGGATAAACGTCATCATCTGCCAAATAAATACTCTTAGCGTTACATTTATTTAAATCTTTTTAGAGTATGGTAATATCTATTTATAATATTTTATTCGATTAATAATACAAAAAATTGATTTTTAACATATCCAAAAACCTAAATCCCTATATTGGCATTTTTAAAGAGATATTAGCTTATATAAGCTTATATAAAACAACCTAATGATAGTTGATTAAACAAATATCTCTTTTCAATGTTTTATTACTTTGGAGGTGAATTTTGTGACCAATAGAATAGAAATTGCCCCTACAACCAGGCATGAAGGACACGCCAAATTAATTTTAGAGGTTGATGAGGAGGGAATTGTAAATAAAGCATACTATTTAAACACAACCCCAGTTAGAGGATTCGAAACAATGTTAAAGGGCAAGCCAGCAGAGTTTGCTCCAATAGCAGTGATGAGAATCTGTGGAATCTGTCAAACCACACACGGAATTGCCTCCTGTGAAGCTATAGAAAACGCTATTGACTGTGAAGTTCCAGATGATGGTTTGCTATTAAGGGAGTTAGTAGGAATTGGAAATAGATTGCACTCCCACCCATTACACCACCTATTGACAATTGACGACTTCTTAAAACCAGATGAGACAGATTTAAAAATTGAACTAATAAAATTAATCCAAAGAATGAGAAAGGTTGGACAATTAGTTGTAGATATTGTAGGAGGAGAAGGAATCCACCCACCAAACATTGTAATTGGTGGAATGAGAACAAACATAACAGAGAGAGCTAAATCAAGACTATACTATGCATTAAGACAGTATGAAAAAGATGCCTATGAGTTGTATGAGAAATACACTGAATTAATTGAAAGATACTTAGAAGAGATTGGAATCCCAGACTTAGGAGCTCATGAATATCCATATATAGCAACTCACACAACATACGGAGACAGATATGCAATAAACTGGGATGATGTAACTGAAATTCCAGCCCAAAGATACTACGATGATGAAGAAGCTAAACAAACAACAACAATCCAAATTCCTTTATATGCTGGAGTTCCTGCTGAAGGAGGGCCAAGAGCAAGAATGGTCAAGTTTGGTAATTTCAGAGAAGGAGGAAGTGCAATGGATATAAATATAGCAAGAGCTCAAGAGAACCTTGGAGCTGTTTATAGAGCTTTAGAGATTTTAGATGAACTCGACTTAAACGGAAAAACAAGAGCTGAGGTAGAATATAAAGATGGCTTTGGAATAGGGGTTCATGAAGCTCCAAGAGCTACAAACACACACATGGCAGAAGTTGGAAAGGATGGAAAAATTAAGAGCTATAGAATTATAGCGGCATCAACATGGAACTTCCCAATTGTTGAAAAGGCAATTGAAGGCTATCCACAGCAGTATGCTGAAGTCATAATGAGAGCTTATGATATATGAGCTTCATGTGCAACACACGTTATAGTTAAAGATGAAGAGACAAAAGAGATTATAGAAGTTAGAAAAATGTTATAAGCCTCGAGGGGAACCCGAAAGGGACCCGAGAGGCATAACAGGACTTTCGCAGGAATAAATATTCAATGGAATATAGACATCCAAAGATGTCAAAGTTCCAAAGTGCATATATAAACTGCGAAAGTCCTGTTTCTTTGGAAGCTTAAATTAAACCCTTAAAAAACTTAAAATGAATGAAACCATGAAGGCAGAGATAGAAAGCCAAGATGATGAATTGTTTGATTTAACCCCTTCATATTTAAAAAAAGAGATTATGGTCTTAGCTTGTGGTAATATACTATTTGCCGATGATGGCTTTAGCGTTCATGTCATTGAAAAATTAAACAAAATCTTAACTGACAAAGAAAAACAAAAAATTGCCTTAGTTGATGCTGGAGCTGGAGCCCCTCAGCAAGTTTTAACATTAATAGATGAAAACTCTAAAACAAAAAAAATAATTGTTGTTGATGTAATTGATTGGGGAATAAAACCAGGAGAAATAAAAATAATTGAGAAGGATGAGCTTCCAAATCCAAAATATCATAGATTAGATTCTCATGACTGGCCTTTAGCTCCTTTATTAAGGGAAGTTGCTGAAAAATATAATATAGAGGTTAAAGTTGTCGGCTGTCAAGCCAAGTATATTTCTGAGCCAGATGTTTATATTGGGTTGAGTGAAGAGGTTGAAAAAGCCGTTGATAAGGCAGTTGAGATAATTCTTAGAGAGTTGAGAGGTGATTAAAGTGGTTAAAGTTGCTCATGTTCAATTATGCAGTTGTTGCGGTTGCTTAGTGTCTTTAGCAGACACATATGAAAAGCTTTTAGATGTTTTGAATTCAATTGAGTTGGTTTATTGTCAAACTTTAGCAGATGCAAGAGAAATTCCTGAATGCGATATTGCTTTAGTTGAAGGCTCTGTCTGTTTAGATGACCACCACTCATTGGAAGTAGCTCAAGAAGTTAGAAAGAAGGCAAAAATTGTTGTTGCCTTAGGAGCATGTGCTGCAACAGGAGGGGTTACAAGATACTGTAAAGGAAACCAATTATCAAAGCCTGTTCATAGCTCATTCTCTCCATTAACTGAAGTCATTAAAGTAGATTTAGCAATTCCTGGATGCCCACCTTCACCAGAGGCAATCGTGGGAGTAATTACAGCAGCATTAAACGGAGATATGGAGTATCTACAACCTTATGCTGAATTGGCAGAAAAAGGAAGTGAAGCTTGCGGATGTGATGTTATCTACAAAGTTGTCAATAAATCCCTTTGCATGGGATGTGGAACTTGTGCTGCTGCTTGTCCAACAAGAGCTATAGAAATGTTAGATGGAAGGCCAAATGTCTTGAAAGAACTCTGTATTAAGTGTGGAGCTTGCTCTGTCCAGTGTCCAAGAATTAGATTCCCAGAGTTAATTGAGAAAATAGAATAAAATAATATAATATAATTTTTTGAGGTGGAATAGGATGAATCCTTTTGGTAGCTATAAAAAAGTTGTCTCAGCAAGGAGTACATTAAAAGAAGTTTTAAAGAAGGCTCAGGATGGGGGAATCGTTTCAACAGCTTTTATTTATGGATTAGAAAATAATTTATTAGATGGAGTTATAGTTGCAGACAACGCTGGGGAGTTTAAGGCAGTTCCTAAAGTAGCTACAACACCAGAAGAAGTTTTAGAGGCAGCTGGAACAAAATATACA
It encodes the following:
- a CDS encoding archease, with the protein product MFNYFETTADLGVEAKGKSLEEAFKEGAKGLYNIMVDIDKVDKKEKIEFEITGEDLEELLYNFLNELLFYTDVENLVFNDFDVKIEKNDNGYRLKCTAYGEKINKEKHNIKEEVKAVTYHKMEIKQEEDGWKIRYIVDL
- the rtcA gene encoding RNA 3'-terminal phosphate cyclase, yielding MDFIVIDGSYLEGGGQIIRTAVSLSALTQKPVKIINIRKKRKNKGLAPQHVSAVKAVKKLCNAEVFGLNVGSEELTFIPSKLSPKDFTIDIGTAGSISLVIQTLLPLSLGINKKFTVKIKGGTDVKRAPPIDYVKNVTLKILRNFGVLTELKVLKRGFYPEGGGEVIFEVKPSKIKKFDLIEHSKSNLVEGISYVQNLDESIARRMRKKAVDLLNKEKLLPNIKIECSKGISTGAGIVLWNDTLGGSCLGEKGLRAEIVAERAVNELLKERESGMALDKYMGDQIIPFLAFGKGIVGVSEITNHTKTNMWVVKHFLDVDFEIKEYKENNCNGFTIEVV
- a CDS encoding NOL1/NOP2/sun family putative RNA methylase; protein product: MQFIRVNTLKINPEVLKKRLENKGVVLEKTFLDYAFEVKKSPFSIGSTPEYLFGYYMPQSISSMIPPIVLNPREDDFILDMCAAPGGKTTHLAQLMKNKGTIVAVEISKTRTKALKSNINRMGVLNTIIINADMRKYKDYLLKNEIFFDKILLDAPCSGNIIKDKNRNVSEEDIKYCSLRQKELIDIGIDLLKKDGELVYSTCSMEVEENEEVIKYILQKRNDVELIIIKANEFKGINIKEGYIKGTLRVFPPNEPFFIAKLRKI
- the artE gene encoding archaeosortase family protein ArtE; this translates as MVEDTFTNGKLSKKEKILFLIKFYIIFLVVFFILSYFGKYLIGIVTYLSYIFTKIIISDARLADNFIYLPNNTVEVVEECTGSFLIAGLLALIIVYSKNIKEFIIGIFFVLLAFFVNIFRIVLICYLVNMHPESSYLYHEIAGYGVILTLVPVLVIGYLKIIEKYRHSSNKSHL
- the thiL gene encoding thiamine-phosphate kinase, with product MDEMKVIEIIKKTLKFSNENIVKGIDDDCAIIKIDENFYLVATTDMMVKKAHIPSILSPYEIGGRILTANVSDIASMGAKPLAFLVSISLSKEEANEKFIKELYSGLDDFSKLYDCPVVGGDTNRGDELILSGTAFGITDNPIYRRGKVGDDICVTNDLGRVYCALTLYYMLKENKISYKEFERLCQKYPKIIEKLRKPIARIKEGLLMNKLINGCCDISDGLGKEITYFKNFEIYSDRIFKLIPEDVIEFCDAFNLNPIKVALNSGEEFELLFTTSKFNKVKDSLKGYSKIYKIGKIIEDGQFIDGEEFYGGGYIHKW
- the frhA gene encoding coenzyme F420 hydrogenase subunit alpha — translated: MTNRIEIAPTTRHEGHAKLILEVDEEGIVNKAYYLNTTPVRGFETMLKGKPAEFAPIAVMRICGICQTTHGIASCEAIENAIDCEVPDDGLLLRELVGIGNRLHSHPLHHLLTIDDFLKPDETDLKIELIKLIQRMRKVGQLVVDIVGGEGIHPPNIVIGGMRTNITERAKSRLYYALRQYEKDAYELYEKYTELIERYLEEIGIPDLGAHEYPYIATHTTYGDRYAINWDDVTEIPAQRYYDDEEAKQTTTIQIPLYAGVPAEGGPRARMVKFGNFREGGSAMDINIARAQENLGAVYRALEILDELDLNGKTRAEVEYKDGFGIGVHEAPRATNTHMAEVGKDGKIKSYRIIAASTWNFPIVEKAIEGYPQQYAEVIMRAYDIUASCATHVIVKDEETKEIIEVRKML
- the frhD gene encoding coenzyme F420-reducing hydrogenase, FrhD protein, encoding MKAEIESQDDELFDLTPSYLKKEIMVLACGNILFADDGFSVHVIEKLNKILTDKEKQKIALVDAGAGAPQQVLTLIDENSKTKKIIVVDVIDWGIKPGEIKIIEKDELPNPKYHRLDSHDWPLAPLLREVAEKYNIEVKVVGCQAKYISEPDVYIGLSEEVEKAVDKAVEIILRELRGD
- the frhG gene encoding coenzyme F420 hydrogenase subunit gamma, with translation MVKVAHVQLCSCCGCLVSLADTYEKLLDVLNSIELVYCQTLADAREIPECDIALVEGSVCLDDHHSLEVAQEVRKKAKIVVALGACAATGGVTRYCKGNQLSKPVHSSFSPLTEVIKVDLAIPGCPPSPEAIVGVITAALNGDMEYLQPYAELAEKGSEACGCDVIYKVVNKSLCMGCGTCAAACPTRAIEMLDGRPNVLKELCIKCGACSVQCPRIRFPELIEKIE